One genomic window of Staphylococcus hsinchuensis includes the following:
- a CDS encoding YceI family protein: MAKLNFDAAHSAVEFSIKHLVISNVKGRFNEFEAKPEGDVEDLSSLQGEFIINAKSIDTRVEDRDNHLRGEDFLNVEQYPEIKFEVTKADEKSVTGNLTIKDVTEEETFELNYEGKSKNPMNGATTVGYIVNGSINREKYGITFNQKLETGGVMIGKDVHFQVSLEFAVEE; the protein is encoded by the coding sequence ATGGCAAAATTAAACTTTGATGCAGCACATTCAGCTGTTGAATTTTCAATTAAACACTTAGTAATTTCAAATGTAAAAGGTAGATTTAACGAATTTGAAGCAAAACCAGAAGGTGACGTAGAAGATTTAAGCTCATTACAAGGTGAATTTATCATTAACGCAAAATCAATTGATACACGCGTAGAAGATCGTGATAATCACTTACGTGGCGAAGATTTCTTAAATGTTGAACAATACCCAGAAATCAAATTCGAAGTTACAAAAGCAGATGAAAAATCAGTAACTGGTAATTTAACAATTAAAGATGTAACAGAAGAAGAAACATTTGAACTAAATTATGAAGGTAAAAGTAAAAACCCAATGAACGGTGCAACAACAGTTGGTTATATCGTTAACGGTTCAATTAATAGAGAAAAATATGGCATCACTTTCAACCAAAAACTTGAAACAGGTGGCGTAATGATCGGTAAAGACGTACACTTCCAAGTAAGCTTAGAATTTGCAGTAGAAGAATAA
- a CDS encoding DsbA family protein, which yields MKKLFVTLCFLLSIIVLSGCNNIDNLHKGEETTKDGKVKIIEYGDYKCSYCKKVEQHVLPKLKENDIDKDKVDYQFVNIAILGDDALLGSRAGHAVQQYAPKQYLAFQKRMFEQQPKSEKNWITKKLIDKQIDALKIDNQKKAKIKEAYKSKQSSAWKVAKKDQQQAKKDGVTVAPTVYVGGEKLEDPYKYANYKRLIDKHTQNDKDN from the coding sequence ATGAAAAAGTTATTTGTTACTCTGTGCTTTCTTTTGTCAATTATAGTCCTGAGTGGGTGTAACAATATTGACAATCTCCATAAAGGAGAAGAGACAACAAAAGATGGTAAAGTGAAAATTATTGAATATGGTGACTACAAATGTTCATATTGTAAAAAGGTAGAACAACATGTACTACCTAAGCTGAAAGAAAATGATATTGATAAAGATAAAGTAGATTATCAATTTGTTAATATTGCTATTTTAGGTGATGATGCACTCCTCGGTTCACGTGCAGGGCATGCGGTTCAACAATATGCCCCAAAACAATACTTAGCATTTCAAAAACGCATGTTTGAACAACAACCTAAGTCTGAAAAAAATTGGATTACTAAAAAGTTAATCGATAAACAAATCGACGCTCTAAAAATTGATAATCAGAAAAAAGCTAAGATTAAAGAGGCATACAAATCAAAACAAAGTTCTGCATGGAAAGTTGCAAAGAAGGATCAACAACAAGCTAAAAAAGATGGTGTAACGGTAGCCCCTACAGTTTATGTTGGTGGGGAAAAACTAGAGGATCCATATAAATATGCCAACTATAAACGATTGATTGATAAACACACACAGAATGATAAGGACAATTAA
- a CDS encoding cystatin-like fold lipoprotein, whose amino-acid sequence MKKFTILFAIVALFLSACSSGKYAGEIDKAVQKQEKYQKKLAHKRKGDVDKKFDKKEANIYVYGKGKYVTIAYKPLKGDAEEHYFTYKVKNGKAHYLKDFNSKGYTQRHEADYKEENMNKNE is encoded by the coding sequence ATGAAGAAATTTACAATATTATTCGCAATCGTAGCATTATTTCTTTCTGCTTGTAGTAGTGGAAAATATGCTGGAGAAATAGATAAAGCTGTTCAGAAACAAGAGAAATACCAAAAGAAATTAGCACATAAACGTAAAGGTGATGTAGATAAAAAATTCGATAAAAAAGAAGCGAATATTTACGTTTATGGAAAAGGTAAATACGTTACTATCGCGTATAAACCATTAAAAGGTGATGCTGAAGAGCATTATTTCACTTATAAAGTTAAAAATGGCAAAGCACATTACTTAAAAGACTTTAATTCTAAAGGTTACACACAAAGACATGAGGCCGACTATAAAGAAGAAAATATGAATAAAAATGAGTAA
- a CDS encoding aminoacyltransferase encodes MQFVKITPDEFEKFTTENFSHYTQSRLNYEHLEHDYNNAHLLGVKDDNDEVIAAGLFTEARALKYFKYFYSQRGPVLDYNNIALVNFFFKSLTSYLKKHNCLYVRLDPYILENLRNADGEIVKSYDNRILINTLESLGYKHEGFTVGYSKTSQARWLSVLDLQGKSEKQLLKEMDYQTRRNIKRTEEMGVDVCTLPIEETDRFFKLFKMAEEKHGFSFRDEPYFEELQQAYKGNASLRLAYVDLTKYLSNLTTKLNTLQTQLSEVESALEESPNSKKQKTKHTQITQQLNSTRRKIDDTENTIKSDGEILDLAAAIYIYNDHEVYYLSSGSNPKYNPYMGAYKLQWEMIKFAKAHGIDRYNFYGVTGDFSEDAEDAGVQQFKKGFNADVEEYIGDFVKPINTAAYTLGKAIGKL; translated from the coding sequence ATGCAATTTGTGAAAATTACCCCTGATGAATTCGAAAAATTTACAACAGAAAACTTCTCACATTATACACAATCACGTTTAAATTATGAACATCTTGAACATGATTACAATAATGCTCATTTACTAGGTGTCAAAGATGATAATGATGAAGTGATTGCTGCTGGATTATTTACTGAAGCACGTGCTTTAAAATATTTTAAATACTTCTACAGCCAACGTGGCCCCGTATTAGATTATAATAATATCGCTTTAGTGAATTTCTTCTTTAAATCACTTACATCTTACTTAAAAAAGCATAACTGTCTTTACGTTCGCTTAGATCCCTATATTTTAGAAAATTTAAGAAATGCTGACGGTGAAATAGTGAAATCTTATGATAACCGTATTTTAATAAATACTTTAGAGTCACTCGGTTATAAACATGAAGGTTTCACAGTGGGCTACTCAAAAACAAGCCAAGCACGTTGGTTATCCGTATTAGACTTACAAGGTAAATCTGAAAAACAATTACTTAAAGAAATGGATTACCAAACACGAAGAAATATTAAGCGTACAGAAGAAATGGGCGTAGATGTTTGCACGCTTCCAATCGAAGAAACAGATCGTTTCTTTAAACTATTTAAAATGGCAGAAGAGAAACACGGTTTCAGTTTCCGTGACGAGCCTTATTTTGAAGAATTACAACAAGCCTATAAAGGCAATGCTTCTTTAAGATTAGCGTATGTAGATCTAACAAAATATTTATCGAACTTAACGACTAAACTGAATACACTTCAAACTCAATTATCTGAGGTTGAATCAGCATTAGAAGAAAGCCCTAATTCGAAAAAACAAAAGACAAAACATACACAAATCACGCAACAATTAAATAGTACACGCAGAAAAATTGATGATACAGAAAATACTATTAAATCTGATGGTGAAATATTAGATTTAGCTGCAGCTATTTATATATACAATGACCATGAAGTCTATTATTTATCAAGTGGCTCAAACCCTAAATATAACCCTTATATGGGTGCATATAAATTACAATGGGAAATGATTAAATTTGCCAAAGCACATGGCATTGATAGATACAATTTCTATGGTGTTACAGGTGACTTTAGTGAGGATGCTGAAGACGCTGGTGTACAACAATTTAAAAAAGGCTTTAACGCAGACGTTGAAGAATATATCGGCGATTTCGTTAAACCTATCAATACAGCAGCCTACACACTCGGCAAAGCGATTGGTAAATTATAA
- a CDS encoding MDR family MFS transporter, translating into MSHKTKLTMIIVMLFGGFFGLLNETLLTTALPSIMKDFDIDYTQVQWLTTAFLLANGVVIPLSAMVIQRFTTRQVFLTAITIFFLGTIIAGFSPNFSILLFARIIQALGSGIMMPLMMTTILDVFEPHERGKYMGTFGLVIGLAPAIGPTLSGYLVEYFNWRSLFHVVAPIAALTFIASFIFIKNVGTNKKVPIDLISIILSSLGFGGLLYGTSSISRDGWDDPIVLTTIIGGIILIVLFVLRQRKLETTLLDFSVFKDSQFTVGIIIMAFTMIAMIGSETVLPMFVQNIMKDSALQSGLILLPGAIVMAIMSVISGLLYEKFGAKILGIIGMLTVVITTSYFVVMDENTAPALLATIYAIRMIGIALGLMPLMTHTMNQLPKEMNAHGSSMTNTVQQIAASIGTAGLITTMNQVAKNFSPTMSDYKGMNKKEMAAQIQKDALLNGYHGAFWFAVIISIISLICVFMLKSKRKLNEEANNTAE; encoded by the coding sequence ATGTCACATAAAACGAAATTAACGATGATTATTGTAATGTTATTTGGGGGCTTCTTTGGTCTCTTGAACGAAACATTATTAACCACTGCATTACCAAGTATTATGAAAGATTTTGATATTGATTACACACAAGTTCAATGGTTGACTACGGCTTTCTTACTTGCAAATGGGGTTGTCATACCATTATCTGCAATGGTGATTCAAAGGTTTACAACAAGACAAGTTTTCTTAACGGCGATCACCATTTTCTTCTTAGGTACAATTATTGCAGGTTTCAGTCCAAACTTTAGTATTTTATTATTTGCTAGAATTATTCAAGCATTAGGTTCAGGAATCATGATGCCCCTCATGATGACGACAATATTAGATGTGTTTGAACCACATGAACGTGGGAAGTATATGGGAACGTTTGGATTAGTGATCGGTTTAGCTCCAGCTATTGGTCCAACTTTATCAGGTTATTTAGTTGAATATTTCAATTGGCGTTCATTATTCCATGTTGTTGCGCCAATTGCTGCACTAACATTTATTGCTTCATTTATATTTATTAAAAATGTCGGTACAAACAAAAAAGTACCTATCGATTTAATTTCTATTATTTTATCCAGTTTAGGTTTCGGTGGTTTACTATACGGTACAAGTTCAATATCTCGTGATGGTTGGGACGATCCAATCGTTTTAACTACGATTATTGGCGGTATTATCTTGATCGTGCTATTCGTATTAAGACAACGTAAGTTAGAAACAACACTCTTAGATTTTTCAGTATTTAAGGATAGTCAATTTACAGTCGGAATTATTATCATGGCATTTACGATGATCGCGATGATTGGTTCTGAAACTGTGTTACCAATGTTTGTACAGAACATTATGAAAGATTCGGCATTACAATCTGGTTTAATTCTTTTACCAGGTGCGATTGTAATGGCTATTATGTCGGTTATTTCAGGCTTACTTTATGAAAAGTTCGGTGCTAAAATTCTTGGGATAATCGGTATGTTAACTGTTGTAATCACAACATCGTATTTTGTAGTAATGGATGAAAATACAGCTCCAGCATTATTAGCTACAATTTATGCTATTCGTATGATCGGTATTGCACTTGGACTTATGCCGTTAATGACACATACGATGAATCAATTACCGAAAGAAATGAATGCACATGGTTCATCAATGACGAATACGGTTCAACAAATTGCAGCTTCTATCGGTACTGCAGGTTTAATTACAACTATGAATCAAGTCGCAAAGAATTTCTCACCAACTATGAGTGATTATAAAGGGATGAACAAGAAAGAAATGGCTGCACAAATTCAAAAAGATGCATTATTAAATGGTTACCATGGTGCGTTTTGGTTTGCGGTTATTATTTCAATCATTAGCTTGATTTGTGTATTTATGTTGAAAAGCAAAAGAAAGTTAAATGAAGAAGCGAATAACACAGCTGAATAA
- a CDS encoding 2,3-diphosphoglycerate-dependent phosphoglycerate mutase — translation MARLVLCRHGQSEWNAKNLFTGWADVDLSEKGHQEAKTAGEKLKNNNIQLDVVYTSLLQRAIKTTYHILNESHQLYLPTYKHWRLNERHYGNLQGLNKDDARDDFGEEQVHIWRRSYDTAPPAQDEDQRQSYINDPKYRDLDARVMPDAESLKDTLVRVKPYWNDHIAPQLLAGKTVLVSAHGNSLRALIKYLEDVSDEDITGLEIKTGEPLVYELTDDLKVEDKYYL, via the coding sequence ATGGCAAGATTAGTTTTATGTAGACATGGCCAAAGTGAATGGAATGCTAAAAACTTATTTACTGGATGGGCTGATGTTGATTTGTCAGAAAAAGGTCATCAAGAAGCTAAGACAGCAGGAGAAAAGCTTAAAAATAATAACATCCAGTTAGATGTCGTTTATACATCATTACTGCAACGTGCGATTAAAACAACGTACCATATATTAAATGAATCACACCAATTATATCTTCCAACTTATAAACATTGGCGATTAAACGAACGTCATTATGGTAATTTACAAGGATTAAACAAAGATGATGCACGTGATGATTTCGGTGAAGAACAAGTGCATATTTGGAGACGTTCATATGATACTGCACCACCAGCTCAAGATGAAGATCAAAGACAATCTTATATCAACGACCCTAAATATCGTGATTTAGATGCGAGAGTAATGCCTGATGCAGAAAGTTTAAAAGATACGTTGGTACGTGTGAAACCATATTGGAATGATCATATTGCACCACAATTATTAGCAGGAAAAACTGTATTAGTTTCAGCGCACGGCAATTCATTACGTGCATTAATTAAATATTTAGAAGATGTGAGTGATGAAGACATTACCGGGTTAGAAATTAAGACAGGTGAACCTCTTGTTTATGAACTAACTGATGATTTGAAAGTTGAAGATAAATACTATTTATAG
- a CDS encoding cation diffusion facilitator family transporter encodes MSQTENLKVAQRGAFLSLIVYIVMAIVKYAVGYIYDSAAVRADGINNMTDIIVSLAVIIGLKISIKPPDKNHPYGHLKSENISTLLVSFIIMFVGLQVTIENFPRIFIGKHPTPNLITIYISILSGALMLAVFFINRRLARRTNSSSLSSASKDNLSDALVSIGTAVGLLFTQMGLPILDSILATILGLIIIYTGFGIFRESIFTLSDGFNEQDLIEYKNDVLEIEYVIAVQNIKGRYHGSSVFVDVTIVVDSHLSLEEAHNICDAVERHMHKKGISSIYVHPEPASIQDQHEAES; translated from the coding sequence ATGTCCCAAACTGAAAATTTAAAAGTAGCACAAAGAGGTGCATTTTTAAGTTTAATCGTCTATATTGTAATGGCAATTGTAAAATATGCAGTCGGTTATATTTATGATTCTGCTGCAGTTCGTGCCGATGGTATTAATAATATGACGGATATCATTGTATCTTTAGCAGTCATTATAGGGTTGAAGATTTCAATCAAACCACCAGATAAAAATCACCCATACGGCCATCTTAAATCAGAAAATATATCTACATTGTTAGTATCATTTATCATTATGTTTGTTGGACTTCAAGTTACAATCGAAAACTTTCCTCGAATATTTATAGGAAAACATCCTACACCTAATTTGATCACAATTTATATCAGTATACTCAGTGGTGCGTTGATGTTAGCAGTATTTTTTATAAATAGACGTTTGGCACGCCGTACGAATAGTAGTTCATTAAGTTCTGCTTCGAAAGACAATTTATCTGACGCCCTCGTAAGTATCGGAACAGCAGTTGGATTACTATTTACACAAATGGGCTTACCTATTTTAGACTCAATCCTAGCAACGATTCTTGGTCTTATCATTATATATACAGGCTTTGGTATTTTTAGGGAATCCATTTTTACATTGAGTGATGGCTTTAATGAACAAGACTTAATTGAATATAAAAACGATGTATTAGAAATAGAATACGTCATCGCGGTTCAAAATATTAAAGGACGCTATCATGGTAGCAGTGTGTTTGTGGACGTAACCATCGTCGTGGATTCACATTTATCTCTTGAAGAAGCTCATAATATTTGTGATGCAGTTGAGCGTCACATGCATAAAAAAGGAATTTCATCTATTTATGTTCATCCAGAACCAGCTTCAATACAGGACCAACATGAAGCGGAAAGTTAA
- a CDS encoding GtrA family protein, with translation MKLKKTHYEIIKFIIVGGINTANYYAVYLLLLKGIGLNYMISHITGFIFSFVVSYFLNCYFVYKVKPTWKKFLAFPLTQAINMGMQTLLLYIFVKWFHISSIIAPFAGLIITIPVTFVLSKYILKDK, from the coding sequence ATGAAATTAAAGAAGACGCATTATGAAATTATTAAATTTATCATTGTTGGTGGGATTAACACTGCAAATTACTATGCCGTGTATTTACTGTTATTAAAAGGGATCGGACTGAACTATATGATAAGCCATATTACAGGTTTTATTTTTAGTTTTGTCGTTTCATACTTTTTGAATTGTTATTTTGTATATAAAGTGAAACCGACGTGGAAGAAATTTTTAGCATTTCCATTAACGCAAGCGATTAATATGGGCATGCAAACCTTACTACTATATATATTTGTAAAATGGTTCCACATTTCATCCATCATTGCACCATTTGCAGGTCTGATTATAACGATACCTGTGACATTTGTACTGTCTAAATACATTCTTAAAGATAAATAA
- a CDS encoding multidrug effflux MFS transporter gives MNKATTRQIPLIIIIVLGIMTTFGPLTIDMYVPSLPSIQSDFKITTSQAQLTSSFAMIGLAIGQFIFGPLSDAFGRKKVALIIIAIYTLASGIAIFTTSISWLLVLRLIQGLTGGGAIVIAKASVGDKHKGQTLAKGLASLLVVNGIITIIAPLIGGYALSIANWKAIFLILTIVSFIILLFAILFMEETKQSDITKLNFGAIFKDFGYLLRRPSFVIPMLLQGLTYVMLFSFSSAAPFITQKIYELTPQQFSILVSINGIGLIITSQLTAKLVEYVDRRILLIILTMIQISGVILIIVALTMHLPIWVLIVAFFLNVCPVTGFGPLSFALAMESRTGGSGNASSLLGLFQFILGAVMSPLVGLKGEFNTTPYAIILVVTTLLIIILIFALKYTNKNTKTNA, from the coding sequence ATGAACAAAGCAACAACACGTCAAATACCTTTAATTATTATTATCGTCTTAGGTATAATGACTACTTTCGGCCCACTCACAATAGATATGTATGTGCCGTCATTACCAAGTATTCAAAGTGACTTTAAAATAACAACTTCACAAGCACAACTAACGTCATCATTTGCGATGATTGGTCTTGCGATTGGACAATTTATCTTTGGTCCTCTATCAGATGCCTTCGGTCGTAAAAAGGTCGCCCTCATCATTATCGCAATTTATACATTAGCATCTGGTATCGCGATCTTTACAACTTCGATCTCATGGTTACTCGTATTGAGATTAATTCAAGGATTAACGGGCGGTGGCGCCATCGTAATTGCAAAAGCCTCAGTCGGTGATAAACATAAAGGTCAAACTTTAGCTAAAGGACTCGCATCTTTGCTCGTCGTTAACGGAATAATTACAATTATTGCCCCACTTATTGGCGGATATGCTTTATCCATCGCAAATTGGAAGGCAATCTTCTTAATATTAACGATTGTGAGCTTTATTATTTTATTATTTGCGATTCTCTTTATGGAAGAAACAAAACAGAGCGATATTACTAAATTAAATTTTGGTGCAATTTTTAAAGACTTTGGTTATTTATTACGTCGACCTTCATTTGTTATACCAATGTTACTACAAGGGTTAACGTATGTAATGCTATTTAGCTTTTCATCAGCAGCACCTTTCATCACTCAAAAGATTTACGAACTCACACCTCAACAATTTAGTATTCTCGTTTCTATTAATGGGATTGGGTTGATTATTACAAGTCAACTAACCGCTAAACTCGTTGAATATGTGGATCGTCGTATATTACTCATCATATTAACAATGATTCAAATCAGCGGTGTTATTTTAATTATAGTGGCCCTTACGATGCATCTCCCTATATGGGTTCTCATTGTTGCATTCTTCTTAAATGTTTGTCCGGTGACCGGTTTTGGACCACTCAGCTTCGCATTGGCAATGGAATCACGTACAGGTGGTAGTGGTAATGCCTCTAGTTTATTAGGGCTCTTCCAATTTATACTCGGTGCAGTGATGTCACCTCTTGTAGGTTTAAAAGGTGAATTCAATACTACACCTTATGCAATTATATTAGTAGTAACGACGCTATTAATTATTATTCTGATCTTTGCTTTAAAATATACTAATAAAAATACAAAAACAAATGCTTAA
- a CDS encoding metallophosphoesterase, with protein MRIGAISDLHIDRHKSLTPEDYLKIMVRTLQREEVDLLLVAGDVSNNYKLTHQFLEQIERQTSITVKFIPGNHDFWSTDTDLNSNEILEYYMKMDACLIGKPFVINDEWAIVGNTGWYDYTYASPKFSLERIARRKYYGATWQDKVKIDWETEDQQLSKKAAKQAEKDLQAVKDKKVILMTHVVTHPKFAVPMPHRIFDYFNAFIGTSDFNNFYERFNIRHSIMGHVHFRSKFEENGIMYYCPCLGYGREWRTDNIETEIDHALEVIEIE; from the coding sequence ATGAGGATTGGTGCAATTTCAGATTTACATATAGACCGTCATAAATCTTTAACTCCGGAAGATTATTTAAAAATTATGGTACGTACTTTGCAACGTGAAGAAGTAGATTTATTGTTAGTCGCAGGTGACGTTTCTAACAATTATAAATTGACGCATCAATTTCTGGAACAAATTGAGCGACAAACATCGATAACTGTTAAATTTATACCAGGTAATCATGACTTTTGGTCGACAGATACAGATTTAAATTCAAATGAAATATTAGAATATTATATGAAAATGGATGCATGTTTAATAGGAAAGCCTTTCGTTATTAACGACGAATGGGCAATTGTTGGCAACACAGGATGGTACGATTATACGTACGCAAGTCCAAAGTTTTCATTGGAACGTATAGCGAGACGCAAATATTATGGAGCGACATGGCAAGATAAGGTGAAGATAGATTGGGAGACGGAGGACCAACAATTATCAAAAAAAGCAGCAAAACAAGCCGAGAAAGACTTACAAGCGGTAAAAGATAAAAAGGTTATTCTAATGACACATGTCGTTACACATCCTAAATTTGCAGTACCTATGCCGCATCGCATATTTGATTATTTTAATGCGTTTATAGGTACGTCTGACTTTAATAATTTTTATGAGCGTTTTAATATTCGACATAGCATCATGGGGCACGTGCATTTTAGAAGTAAATTTGAAGAAAATGGTATTATGTATTATTGTCCATGTTTAGGCTATGGTCGAGAATGGCGTACAGATAATATTGAGACAGAGATTGACCATGCATTAGAGGTTATAGAAATTGAATAA
- the yidC gene encoding membrane protein insertase YidC translates to MRSKWLTLLLTPLLILTASNDVFASSHTNSHRNSWFDMVFTQPIDMLLHGLGHLYGENYGLAIITIVIIIRLIIMPLMVMQVKSMHMMREKTKVVQPHIDELKKQAKDAKHKEEKQEVNKALSELYKKYGISPFKNMVGCLPIFIQLPILFGLIQTLKYPSGGGIEKYPNFLWFDLTEPNLWISLIAAIIYFFQPLVNSIHYPKDQRKTYYFMMIASPIIITYISLQSASALGLYWTVGGLFLIIQMHLAHGYYNKKAKKEAAELEDRIKKAEARDETN, encoded by the coding sequence ATGCGCAGTAAGTGGCTAACCTTATTACTCACCCCTTTGTTAATATTAACAGCTAGTAATGATGTATTTGCTAGTAGTCATACAAATTCTCACCGTAATTCATGGTTTGATATGGTGTTCACACAACCTATCGACATGTTATTACACGGACTCGGACATCTCTATGGTGAAAACTACGGCTTAGCCATAATCACGATTGTAATCATCATCAGACTTATTATTATGCCATTAATGGTCATGCAGGTTAAAAGTATGCATATGATGAGAGAAAAAACAAAGGTCGTACAACCACATATCGATGAATTGAAAAAACAAGCTAAAGATGCAAAACATAAAGAAGAGAAACAGGAAGTTAATAAAGCACTATCAGAGCTATACAAAAAATATGGAATCAGTCCTTTCAAGAATATGGTTGGATGTTTACCAATCTTTATTCAATTACCTATTCTATTCGGGCTAATACAAACTTTAAAATATCCAAGTGGTGGCGGAATCGAAAAGTATCCTAATTTCCTTTGGTTCGATCTAACTGAACCGAACTTATGGATTTCATTAATAGCGGCCATTATTTATTTCTTCCAACCTTTAGTCAACTCAATTCACTATCCAAAAGATCAAAGAAAAACGTATTACTTTATGATGATTGCTTCACCTATTATCATCACATACATTTCTTTACAGTCAGCAAGTGCACTCGGTTTATATTGGACAGTAGGTGGTTTATTCCTAATTATCCAAATGCATTTAGCACATGGCTATTACAATAAAAAAGCTAAAAAAGAAGCGGCAGAACTCGAAGATAGAATCAAAAAAGCAGAAGCACGAGATGAAACGAATTAA
- a CDS encoding GNAT family N-acetyltransferase, with protein sequence MEFTIRPINDDDKQSAAIVHYESWLTTYNNLLENNYLKHLDKHQFLSTSSLHNTPTLVATVRNQVVGFISYGKTHEIKASDNWSEIFDIYLLEEYQHHMIGYALMQRALELSYPDDITLWVVEQNASAIRFYEQIGFEKTSDKKTVYFGKYYNEIRMNYHRNKHEI encoded by the coding sequence ATGGAATTTACAATTAGGCCTATTAATGATGATGATAAACAAAGTGCCGCAATCGTGCATTATGAAAGTTGGCTTACTACTTATAATAATCTTTTAGAGAATAATTATTTGAAACATTTAGATAAACATCAATTTTTAAGTACCTCATCTTTACACAATACCCCTACGCTTGTAGCAACTGTTAGAAACCAAGTTGTCGGCTTCATCTCTTATGGCAAAACCCATGAAATCAAAGCCTCTGACAATTGGAGTGAAATATTTGATATTTATTTGTTAGAAGAATATCAACATCACATGATTGGTTATGCATTGATGCAACGTGCTTTAGAACTCTCCTACCCTGATGATATTACGTTATGGGTTGTTGAACAGAACGCTAGTGCTATCCGCTTTTATGAACAAATTGGTTTTGAGAAAACATCAGATAAAAAGACCGTTTATTTTGGTAAATATTATAATGAAATCCGTATGAACTACCACCGTAATAAACATGAGATTTAA
- the pcp gene encoding pyroglutamyl-peptidase I encodes MKILVAGFEPFGEDIVNPASEVLQLLPKTIQTHKIDTLEIPTTFNESSKVLEQEMKRYQYDVVLVIGQAGGRFEITPERIGINLDDARIPDNNGKQPIDERIQEGGASAYFSNLPVKRITKAIRDVGIPARLSHSAGTFVCNHILYQLGYMHEQYFPNLKFGFIHIPYIPEQVIQKGETPSMFLDLIAKGLITALEVIVSYEDDIKIALGEIH; translated from the coding sequence ATGAAAATATTAGTGGCAGGGTTTGAACCGTTTGGAGAAGATATAGTAAATCCCGCATCAGAAGTGCTCCAACTTCTTCCTAAAACAATACAAACACATAAAATTGATACTTTAGAAATACCTACAACATTTAACGAAAGTAGTAAAGTGTTAGAACAAGAGATGAAGCGATATCAATATGATGTGGTGTTAGTTATCGGACAAGCAGGAGGTCGTTTCGAAATTACACCAGAACGTATAGGTATTAATTTAGATGATGCACGTATTCCAGACAATAATGGCAAGCAGCCGATAGATGAGCGTATTCAAGAGGGTGGAGCGTCAGCGTATTTTTCAAATTTACCGGTGAAGAGAATCACAAAAGCAATTCGAGACGTGGGTATCCCAGCACGTTTATCACATAGTGCTGGAACCTTTGTATGTAATCATATACTTTATCAATTGGGCTACATGCATGAACAATACTTTCCAAATTTAAAGTTTGGATTTATTCATATTCCTTATATTCCAGAACAAGTCATACAAAAAGGTGAAACGCCGTCCATGTTTCTCGATTTGATTGCTAAAGGTCTGATTACTGCACTCGAAGTGATTGTTTCATATGAGGATGACATTAAAATTGCATTAGGTGAAATACACTAA